The DNA segment TTGACGGCACCGTGATCGGACGCTGCATGCAGCGTCACCGGCATGAGGAGTTCATCCGCTTTCTCAACGCCGTCGAGCGCGACGTTCCGGCCGGCAGGCTGATCGAGGCGGTGGTCGACAACTACGCCACGCACAAGCACCCGAAGGTCAAGGAATGGCTCGCCCGGCATCCGCGCTGGAGCTTCCATTTTACGCCCACGTCCGGGTCGTGGCTGAACGCGGTCGAGAATTTCTTCTCGACGCTGACGCGCAAACGCATCCGCCGCGGCAGTTTTCATTCGATCGTC comes from the Candidatus Binatia bacterium genome and includes:
- a CDS encoding transposase; translation: DGTVIGRCMQRHRHEEFIRFLNAVERDVPAGRLIEAVVDNYATHKHPKVKEWLARHPRWSFHFTPTSGSWLNAVENFFSTLTRKRIRRGSFHSIVDLQAAINRYLAEHNAEPKPFVWKASAASILAKLNRLPASSV